One window of Medicago truncatula cultivar Jemalong A17 chromosome 2, MtrunA17r5.0-ANR, whole genome shotgun sequence genomic DNA carries:
- the LOC120578426 gene encoding secreted RxLR effector protein 161-like: MSMKIEFDMTDLGKMKYFLGVEVLQNSDGIYLSQKKYAYELLEKFGLQNCNSVKNPIVPGFKLSKNGEGVRVDATAYKQLIGSLMYITVTRPDLMYVVCLLSRYMANPTKLHMLAAKRVLRYIKGTTELGVFYKRMDDEELVAYTDSDYAGDIDDRRTTSDYVFLLSGGAVSWASKKQPVVTLSTTEAEFVAASSCASQCVWMRRVLEIGLSQNKCTVTMCDNSSTIKLS, from the coding sequence ATGTCAATGAAGATTGAGTTTGATATGACGGATTTAGGGAAGATGAAATATTTCCTTGGTGTAGAAGTTCTGCAAAATTCAGACGGCATATACTTAAGTCAGAAGAAATATGCTTATGAGCTACTTGAAAAGTTTGGATTGCAGAATTGTAACTCTGTTAAGAATCCTATAGTTCCTGGATTTAAGCTGTCAAAGAATGGAGAAGGTGTTAGGGTGGATGCTACTGCTTACAAGCAATTAATTGGGAGTCTCATGTACATTACTGTAACGAGGCCTGATTTAATGTATGTAGTATGTCTCTTGAGCAGGTATATGGCTAATCCTACTAAGTTGCATATGCTGGCAGCAAAGAGGGTTCTTCGTTATATAAAGGGGACAACGGAGTTAGGGGTGTTTTATAAGAGAATGGATGACGAAGAATTGGTGGCTTACACTGACAGCGATTATGCTGGAGATATTGATGATAGAAGGACCACATCCGATTATGTATTTTTACTGTCTGGTGGAGCAGTCTCATGGGCATCAAAGAAGCAGCCTGTTGTAACATTGTCCACCACTGAGGCAGAGTTTGTGGCAGCCTCCTCTTGTGCTAGCCAATGTGTGTGGATGAGAAGGGTGTTGGAGATTGGGCTCTCACAAAACAAGTGTACTGTTACTATGTGTGACAACAGTTCAACAATTAAATTATCCTAA